The Buttiauxella selenatireducens genome has a window encoding:
- a CDS encoding MdtA/MuxA family multidrug efflux RND transporter periplasmic adaptor subunit, which yields MKGTFTARWIGIAAAVIVVIAAVFYWRSTSSSNDTSGTQSAQQRTAGGSRGMRGGALAPVQAATATSESVPRYLTGLGTITAANTVTVRSRVDGQLLAIHFQEGQQVKAGDLLAEIDPSQFKIALAQAQGQLAKDQATLANARRDLARFQQLVKTNLVSRQELDAQQALVNESVGTIKADEAAVASAQLQLDWSRITAPIDGRVGLKQVDIGNQISSSDTTGIVVLTQTHPIDLIFTLPENDIATVVKAQKAGLTLSVEAWDRTNTQKLSSGSLLSLDNQIDATTGTIKLKARFNNEDDALFPNQFVNARMLVDTQQNAVVIPTAAVQMGNEGHFVWVLDNEDKVSKHRVTVGIQDSQKVVITAGISTGDRVVTDGIDRLTEGAKVEVVEAHSTTSELPETRPETQPKHKRNGATS from the coding sequence ATGAAAGGCACTTTCACCGCACGTTGGATAGGGATTGCAGCCGCAGTCATTGTCGTTATCGCCGCCGTTTTTTACTGGCGCAGTACGAGTTCCAGTAACGACACCTCGGGTACGCAATCTGCACAACAACGCACTGCTGGCGGTAGCCGCGGGATGCGCGGCGGTGCGTTGGCTCCAGTTCAGGCGGCAACGGCGACCAGTGAATCGGTGCCGCGCTACCTGACCGGGCTTGGAACGATTACCGCCGCGAATACCGTGACGGTTCGCAGCCGTGTCGACGGGCAACTGCTGGCGATTCATTTCCAGGAAGGGCAACAAGTTAAAGCCGGTGATTTGCTGGCAGAAATTGACCCTAGCCAATTCAAAATTGCCTTGGCTCAGGCGCAAGGGCAACTCGCAAAAGATCAGGCTACTCTGGCAAATGCTCGCCGCGACCTCGCGCGTTTTCAGCAACTGGTCAAAACCAACCTGGTGTCACGCCAGGAACTGGACGCGCAACAAGCGTTAGTCAATGAATCTGTCGGAACGATCAAGGCCGATGAAGCCGCCGTGGCCAGCGCGCAATTACAACTCGACTGGAGCCGCATCACCGCGCCGATTGATGGCCGTGTCGGTTTGAAACAAGTTGATATTGGTAACCAGATTTCCAGTAGCGACACCACGGGCATTGTGGTGTTGACCCAAACACATCCCATCGATCTGATTTTTACCCTGCCAGAAAACGATATTGCCACCGTGGTAAAAGCGCAGAAAGCAGGATTAACGCTGAGCGTTGAAGCCTGGGATCGCACCAACACGCAGAAACTTAGCAGCGGATCTTTGCTGAGCCTTGATAACCAAATCGATGCCACAACCGGCACCATCAAACTTAAAGCGCGTTTCAATAACGAAGATGACGCCTTGTTCCCCAATCAATTCGTTAATGCGCGCATGTTGGTTGATACCCAGCAAAACGCGGTCGTTATCCCCACGGCTGCCGTACAAATGGGCAACGAAGGTCACTTCGTTTGGGTACTCGACAACGAAGATAAGGTCAGTAAACATCGGGTGACGGTCGGTATTCAGGATAGCCAGAAAGTCGTGATTACCGCCGGGATTTCGACCGGTGACCGAGTGGTCACAGACGGTATTGACCGTCTGACAGAAGGCGCGAAAGTGGAAGTGGTCGAGGCGCACTCAACAACCTCCGAGCTTCCCGAAACTCGCCCTGAAACACAGCCAAAACACAAACGTAACGGAGCGACGTCCTGA
- the yegD gene encoding molecular chaperone produces the protein MQFIGFDYGTANCSVAVMRDGVPQALEMENGSTLLPSMLCAPTRESVSEWLYRHHDVPATGTETQALLRRAVSFNREEDIDVLPGSVQFGLSSLRQYMEDPEEVYFVKSPKSFLGATGLKPQQVAVFEDLVCAMMLHIRNQAQSQVDESITQAVIGRPINFQGLGGDEANQQAQGILDRAAHRAGFKDVVFQFEPVAAGLDFEATLTEEKQVLVVDIGGGTTDCSVLLMGPQWRARRDREQSLLGHSGCRVGGNDLDIMLAFKQLSPLLGMGGQTEKGIALPVLPWWNAVAINDVPAQNDFYSSANGRMLNELVRDSRDPEKVAHLQKVWRQRLSYRLVRAAEESKIALSDSQQVATLLPFISKELGCDISQPELESAISQPLQRIMEQVTLALENSAVKPDVIYLTGGSARSPLLKQALAQQLPGIPLAGGDDFGSVTAGLARWADVVFKD, from the coding sequence ATGCAATTTATAGGCTTTGATTATGGTACTGCAAACTGCTCTGTAGCAGTGATGCGCGATGGTGTTCCACAGGCGCTGGAGATGGAAAACGGTTCAACGTTGCTTCCGTCTATGTTGTGTGCACCAACGCGTGAATCGGTCAGTGAGTGGTTATATCGCCATCACGACGTTCCGGCAACAGGGACTGAAACTCAGGCCTTGCTGCGCCGTGCGGTCTCTTTTAACCGCGAAGAAGATATCGACGTGTTGCCAGGCAGCGTGCAGTTCGGGCTGAGTTCGTTGCGCCAGTATATGGAAGATCCGGAAGAGGTTTACTTTGTTAAATCACCGAAATCCTTTCTCGGCGCGACAGGCTTAAAGCCACAGCAAGTCGCAGTGTTTGAAGATTTGGTCTGCGCCATGATGCTGCACATTCGCAATCAGGCACAAAGCCAGGTTGACGAGTCCATTACTCAGGCCGTCATTGGCCGTCCGATAAACTTCCAGGGTTTAGGTGGAGACGAGGCTAACCAGCAGGCGCAAGGGATCCTCGATCGCGCAGCACATCGTGCTGGCTTTAAAGACGTGGTCTTTCAGTTTGAGCCGGTTGCCGCAGGCCTGGATTTTGAAGCCACGCTAACCGAAGAAAAACAGGTACTGGTGGTCGATATCGGTGGTGGTACAACGGACTGCTCAGTCTTACTGATGGGGCCACAATGGCGCGCCCGTCGTGACCGCGAACAGAGCCTGCTCGGCCACAGTGGTTGCCGAGTGGGGGGTAATGACCTCGATATTATGCTGGCATTCAAACAGCTTTCCCCGTTATTAGGGATGGGTGGTCAAACCGAAAAAGGCATCGCACTGCCGGTATTGCCATGGTGGAATGCTGTGGCGATAAACGATGTTCCCGCGCAAAACGATTTTTACAGTAGCGCCAATGGCCGCATGCTCAATGAACTGGTACGCGATTCTCGTGACCCGGAAAAAGTCGCACACTTGCAAAAAGTCTGGCGTCAGCGCCTGAGCTATCGCCTGGTGCGTGCCGCTGAAGAGAGCAAAATTGCCCTTTCAGACAGTCAGCAGGTCGCCACGCTGTTGCCGTTTATCAGCAAAGAGTTGGGCTGTGATATCAGCCAACCCGAGCTGGAAAGTGCGATTAGCCAGCCGTTGCAGCGGATTATGGAGCAAGTCACGCTGGCACTGGAAAACAGCGCCGTGAAACCTGACGTGATTTATCTCACCGGCGGCAGCGCTCGCTCGCCGTTGCTAAAACAGGCTCTGGCTCAACAATTGCCGGGGATTCCACTGGCCGGTGGCGATGATTTCGGATCGGTAACCGCAGGCCTTGCGCGCTGGGCTGATGTCGTATTTAAAGACTAA
- the alkA gene encoding DNA-3-methyladenine glycosylase 2 has protein sequence MYQLDYKPPYDWKWMFGFLAGRAVSGIETVSETHYCRSFALDNHQGLLTLVPDEAACQLNVTLSAGLQPVASEVLQRIKQLLDLDCQPQTILESLGDLSAARPGLRLPGCMDTFEQSIRAILGQLVSVAMAAKLTSKLAQTFGEPLAQDPDWRLFPTPERLALLRPEQLKALGMPLKRGEAIIHMARLMVEGKFAHNRPADVEHGVKVLTTYPGIGRWTANYIALRGWQASDVFLPDDYLIKQRFPGMTPAQIRRYAERWKPWRSYALLHIWYSDGWVPSTSEPSELVNGKITGIQ, from the coding sequence ATGTATCAGTTGGACTACAAGCCACCGTATGACTGGAAGTGGATGTTTGGTTTTCTCGCAGGCCGCGCAGTCAGTGGAATTGAGACGGTCAGCGAAACACATTACTGCCGGAGTTTTGCACTCGATAACCATCAGGGATTACTGACGCTTGTGCCTGACGAAGCCGCTTGTCAGTTGAACGTGACTTTGAGCGCGGGTTTGCAACCGGTCGCCAGTGAGGTTTTGCAGCGAATCAAACAGTTGCTGGATCTCGACTGCCAGCCCCAGACCATTCTTGAAAGTCTGGGAGATTTATCGGCAGCACGCCCAGGCCTGCGTTTACCGGGCTGCATGGATACGTTTGAGCAGTCGATACGTGCCATTTTGGGCCAACTGGTGAGTGTGGCAATGGCGGCAAAACTAACCAGCAAACTGGCACAAACTTTTGGTGAGCCGTTGGCGCAAGACCCTGACTGGCGGCTTTTTCCTACGCCCGAACGCCTGGCATTATTACGTCCTGAACAGCTAAAAGCCTTGGGAATGCCGCTTAAGCGCGGTGAAGCGATCATTCATATGGCGCGTTTAATGGTGGAGGGGAAGTTTGCGCACAACCGTCCAGCGGATGTTGAACACGGGGTAAAGGTGCTGACCACTTATCCAGGCATTGGCCGGTGGACGGCAAACTACATCGCCTTACGTGGATGGCAGGCAAGCGATGTGTTCTTGCCCGATGATTACCTGATTAAGCAGCGATTTCCAGGCATGACGCCCGCGCAAATCCGGCGTTATGCGGAGCGCTGGAAACCCTGGCGCTCCTATGCGTTATTGCATATCTGGTATAGCGACGGCTGGGTGCCGTCGACGTCAGAGCCGTCAGAGTTAGTTAATGGCAAAATAACTGGTATTCAATAA